The following are from one region of the Nymphaea colorata isolate Beijing-Zhang1983 chromosome 7, ASM883128v2, whole genome shotgun sequence genome:
- the LOC116257770 gene encoding protein TIFY 10a-like: MPTASEFMDSGKFCGRDGEGKAGERSSFAWTCSRLSQYIRENGGFGDLSLGLSFSTDIAAVMPETAGLCPAAVLTQGVTTETEQQAADEAEGNSLALFPQHTGFGGISAAEKSLGRNSAGLAGKDGGGGTAQMTIFYGGKMVVYDNVPAEKAEAVMHYIGNGNAPKLQLATKTSACDLPLARKASLQRFLEKRKDRLRAKSPYEMSNSSSASLTKEELQHNKDTSGLSESAFPVCLGLSQASELFSGKSWPGRSPNAQGFKPYGLHLLPLDPPGPTIS, from the exons ATGCCGACGGCGTCGGAATTTATGGACTCCGGGAAGTTTTGCGGTCGCGATGGGGAGGGGAAGGCCGGAGAGCGGTCCAGCTTCGCGTGGACGTGCAGTCGCCTGAGCCAGTACATCAGAGAGAACGGGGGTTTCGGGGACCTGAGTCTCGGCCTCAGCTTCAGCACCGATATCGCTGCTG TCATGCCAGAGACAGCTGGACTCTGCCCTGCAGCTGTCTTAACTCAGGGAGTGACTACGGAGACGGAGCAGCAGGCCGCGGATGAAGCGGAGGGCAACTCGCTTGCGCTCTTCCCTCAGCACACTGGCTTCGGTGGTATCTCCGCCGCCGAGAAGAGTCTCGGCCGCAACTCAGCAGG GCTAGCGGGGAAggatggaggaggagggacggCACAGATGACGATATTCTATGGCGGTAAGATGGTGGTATACGACAACGTGCCAGCAGAGAAGGCCGAGGCCGTCATGCATTACATTGGCAACGGTAACGCCCCAAAGCTGCAGCTTGCCACCAAGACGAGTGCTTGTG aCCTTCCTCTCGCAAGAAAGGCCTCGCTTCAACGATTTCTCGAGAAGAGAAAGgacag GCTTAGAGCAAAGTCTCCCTACGAGATGAGCAACTCTTCGTCAGCATCTCTCACAAAGGAGGAGCTTCAACATAACAAGGACACATCAGGCCTGTCGGAATCTGCTTTCCCCGTTTGTCTGGGGCTCTCACAGGCTTCTGAGTTATTCTCCGGCAAGTCATGGCCTGGGAGGAGCCCAAACGCACAGGGATTCAAGCCCTATGGGCTGCATTTGCTACCACTTGATCCTCCAGGCCCGACCATCTCTTGA